The proteins below come from a single uncultured Dethiosulfovibrio sp. genomic window:
- a CDS encoding TldD/PmbA family protein has translation MLPVERIEEVSRLLLERAIGRGASMADVIYSDSVTRTLSMRDGEVETSRSSQTGGIGLRVVDSEGRQGVASGNGFDKNSLTQIVDWAMDNCGLSEPDPWVTMAPPTKGEDLDLDLWDPEVPSISGEERLERCSEMHSLASSMDKRIISVRSASWSDGVGLSFYANSLGVASWHRGSIVGAGLSLVAEEGQAMEMGGAGFHRRHLEDMDLSLIAQKAVEDVVRTLNGRPIPSGLYDLYLPPEGASSLLDVLSEMLFASSVQKGRSLFRDRLGASVGSSCLTVVDDGRLIRGMGSSCLDGEGVPCSRKVLIDQGKLKGFLHCLSSAKKEGVEPTGNGFRGISSNPDVDVTNLFIEKGENHPEYMISRIDRGLWVSEFQGLHTVNSVTGEFSLGAKGTLIENGTVKGPVSGVTVAGNLLDLIGNISYVGNDLIFFGDIGAPSLVIRDVALAGA, from the coding sequence ATGCTGCCTGTAGAGAGGATAGAGGAGGTCTCCAGGCTCCTTCTCGAAAGGGCTATAGGACGGGGAGCCTCGATGGCCGACGTAATTTACAGTGACTCTGTCACCAGAACCCTATCCATGAGAGACGGTGAGGTAGAGACCTCCAGAAGCTCTCAGACCGGCGGAATAGGTCTGAGGGTAGTGGATTCGGAAGGCCGGCAAGGGGTGGCCAGTGGCAACGGTTTCGATAAAAACTCACTGACTCAGATAGTGGACTGGGCTATGGACAACTGTGGCCTTTCAGAGCCCGATCCATGGGTTACGATGGCACCTCCGACCAAAGGAGAAGATTTGGATCTTGACCTCTGGGACCCTGAAGTGCCGTCTATCTCCGGCGAGGAACGGCTGGAAAGATGCTCTGAGATGCATAGTTTGGCCTCATCTATGGATAAAAGGATTATCTCCGTCAGAAGCGCTTCATGGAGCGACGGAGTAGGTCTATCTTTCTACGCCAACTCCCTCGGTGTTGCCTCCTGGCACAGAGGCTCTATCGTAGGAGCTGGCCTGTCTTTGGTGGCCGAGGAAGGCCAGGCCATGGAGATGGGAGGAGCTGGATTTCATCGCCGACATCTGGAGGATATGGATCTGTCGCTCATAGCCCAAAAGGCGGTGGAGGACGTAGTGCGTACGTTGAACGGCAGACCTATCCCCTCCGGCCTGTACGACCTGTATTTACCGCCTGAAGGAGCGTCGTCTCTGCTAGACGTCCTGTCGGAGATGCTCTTCGCTTCCTCCGTCCAGAAAGGCCGGTCCCTGTTTAGGGATCGGCTGGGGGCTTCGGTCGGATCCTCTTGCCTGACCGTTGTCGACGATGGTCGACTGATTAGGGGTATGGGATCTTCCTGCCTGGATGGAGAGGGAGTCCCATGTTCCAGGAAAGTCCTGATCGACCAAGGTAAGCTAAAGGGCTTTCTCCACTGTCTCAGCTCCGCGAAAAAAGAGGGCGTAGAGCCCACAGGCAACGGATTTAGAGGCATATCCTCCAATCCCGACGTGGACGTGACCAACCTCTTTATCGAAAAAGGGGAAAACCACCCTGAGTATATGATCTCCCGGATAGATAGAGGACTCTGGGTCTCCGAGTTTCAGGGACTCCATACGGTGAATTCGGTTACAGGCGAGTTTTCCCTTGGAGCTAAGGGAACGCTTATCGAAAACGGAACGGTTAAAGGGCCTGTCTCTGGAGTTACCGTCGCCGGTAATCTCTTAGATCTCATAGGCAATATATCCTACGTTGGAAACGATTTGATTTTCTTCGGGGATATAGGGGCACCTTCGCTGGTGATACGAGATGTGGCTCTGGCGGGGGCGTAG
- a CDS encoding chemotaxis protein CheW: MVQDKIEKVKINEADMYAAGVYKGKEKIILVFGLNDENFGLDVQDIREIVRVPPIITRVPNAMGHIKGVINLRGTIVPVLDISLRIGGSSNDMSSESRIIVVEFSDILFGILVDNVREVNTIYEDQIEQVSDLESTVDQEFMRGVAKMEDGRLIVLLDLPALFQIDALVGYVREEE; encoded by the coding sequence ATGGTTCAAGATAAAATTGAGAAAGTGAAGATCAACGAAGCGGATATGTACGCAGCTGGAGTTTACAAGGGCAAGGAGAAGATAATCCTCGTCTTTGGGCTTAACGACGAGAACTTTGGTCTGGACGTCCAGGATATCAGAGAGATAGTCAGGGTCCCTCCTATCATAACCAGAGTGCCTAACGCTATGGGTCACATAAAGGGAGTTATCAATCTGAGAGGCACTATCGTGCCTGTGCTGGATATCTCTTTGAGGATAGGCGGAAGCTCCAACGATATGTCCAGTGAATCCCGTATAATAGTCGTTGAATTCTCCGATATACTCTTCGGGATCTTGGTCGATAACGTCAGAGAGGTAAACACCATATACGAGGATCAGATAGAGCAGGTGTCGGACCTGGAATCCACGGTGGATCAGGAGTTTATGAGAGGCGTCGCAAAAATGGAGGACGGTCGTCTCATAGTCCTTCTCGATCTTCCCGCCCTTTTCCAAATCGATGCCCTCGTGGGGTACGTCAGGGAAGAGGAGTAG
- a CDS encoding GntG family PLP-dependent aldolase — MKLNIVDFRSDTVTCPDGGMRRAIFEASVGDSGYGDDPSINELESLAAGIVGQEAAIFVPSGVMGNITALGSHCKRGEAVLVGDKSHIYRYEGGGLSAIAGLLPYALDDSSGLPSPESVLSSCPEVNVHFAQTSLLCLEVTHNDRGGLAQPLSDFKAVVEAGREKGLAIHLDGARVFNSAVAWGVDVKEYTSSVDSVQFCLSKGLGAPMGAMLCGSEEFISRARFERKRLGGELRQAGFMAAAGIYALKNNIPKLLEDHENGQVLADTLAQGGLIVEPVPQGTRRTNMVYVTLAENGPSSSELAASCKPEGVLFNDLEPRRFRLVTHLGMDREEVIRGANCILREALTA; from the coding sequence ATGAAATTGAATATAGTGGATTTTAGAAGCGACACGGTTACCTGTCCTGATGGAGGGATGAGAAGGGCCATCTTCGAGGCCTCAGTTGGAGACTCGGGATATGGAGATGACCCCTCCATAAACGAACTGGAATCTTTGGCGGCGGGGATAGTCGGTCAGGAGGCCGCTATCTTCGTGCCGTCGGGGGTGATGGGAAATATCACTGCTTTAGGCTCTCACTGCAAGAGAGGAGAGGCGGTCCTTGTAGGGGATAAATCCCACATATATAGGTATGAAGGAGGAGGTCTCTCCGCCATAGCGGGACTTTTGCCCTATGCCTTAGACGACTCCTCCGGTCTTCCGTCTCCCGAATCGGTCCTGAGCAGCTGTCCTGAGGTAAACGTCCATTTTGCCCAGACTTCGCTGTTGTGCCTTGAGGTCACCCATAACGATAGAGGCGGTTTGGCTCAACCATTGTCCGACTTCAAGGCTGTCGTAGAGGCCGGTAGGGAGAAAGGGCTGGCTATCCATTTGGATGGAGCGAGGGTCTTTAACTCCGCCGTGGCCTGGGGAGTGGACGTAAAGGAGTACACCTCCTCGGTGGACTCGGTTCAGTTCTGCCTCTCTAAGGGGTTAGGTGCCCCTATGGGTGCCATGCTGTGCGGTTCGGAGGAATTTATCTCCAGGGCTCGGTTTGAGAGAAAAAGGCTCGGTGGAGAACTTCGTCAGGCCGGTTTTATGGCGGCGGCGGGGATATACGCCCTTAAAAACAACATCCCTAAACTGCTGGAGGACCACGAAAACGGTCAGGTCTTGGCTGACACCCTTGCCCAAGGGGGGCTGATCGTCGAGCCCGTGCCTCAGGGCACCAGAAGGACCAACATGGTTTACGTTACTTTGGCTGAAAACGGTCCTTCATCCTCCGAGTTAGCCGCCTCCTGCAAGCCCGAGGGAGTCCTTTTCAACGATCTAGAGCCTCGAAGATTCAGACTCGTAACCCATCTTGGCATGGACAGAGAAGAGGTTATCAGAGGAGCAAACTGTATTTTAAGAGAGGCTCTGACAGCCTGA
- a CDS encoding metallophosphoesterase, whose translation MARIGVISDTHGDLHCWQKARRLWGNIDMVLHCGDVLSHPETEGAFYLAQEIRCLTIPFYVAKGNCDRDMDQEKTARSFEPTVELEWMGRSILMAHGHDFSSVREIALLRTPSIVLTGHTHIASLVRERGTIYMNPGSASAPRGRDPASVAIITEEDLSIVTLEGFILHRERW comes from the coding sequence ATGGCTAGAATAGGGGTTATATCCGATACCCACGGAGACCTTCACTGTTGGCAAAAGGCCAGAAGGCTTTGGGGAAATATCGACATGGTTTTACACTGTGGAGACGTCCTCTCCCATCCTGAGACTGAAGGGGCTTTTTATCTGGCCCAGGAAATTAGGTGTCTAACTATTCCGTTCTACGTCGCCAAAGGCAACTGCGATAGAGATATGGATCAGGAAAAAACAGCACGATCCTTTGAACCTACGGTAGAGCTGGAATGGATGGGGCGATCTATATTGATGGCTCACGGACACGATTTTTCCTCTGTTCGAGAGATCGCCCTTTTAAGAACCCCAAGTATAGTCCTGACCGGTCATACCCATATAGCCTCTCTCGTGAGGGAACGTGGAACTATCTACATGAATCCAGGGTCCGCCAGCGCCCCTAGGGGCAGAGATCCTGCCAGCGTCGCCATAATAACCGAGGAGGATCTGTCCATAGTAACCCTTGAGGGCTTTATCCTTCACCGCGAAAGATGGTAG
- a CDS encoding PHP domain-containing protein, which translates to MLLVDLHLHSDCSDGTETPENLALMAKRHSIAVASLTDHDTVEGVPSFLRACKKWGVKGLSGVELSAEYPSTMHILGYGFDPSHDGMCVELESLRRHRDERNLEIIERLQAIGLDISIEDVLEESKGDVVARPHVARAMMKKGYSHSIRDCFERYLKRGAPGYVSRKRLSPERSISLIKEAGGVAVLAHPIQTSRNLLELKNILFTLKEMGLWGLECLSRHHEADQIYQYMAMASDLGLHCTAGSDYHGSNRIGVSMGVPVAEDLLPWARLGISL; encoded by the coding sequence ATGCTCCTTGTGGATCTTCACCTCCACAGCGACTGTTCCGATGGTACCGAGACACCGGAGAACCTGGCCTTAATGGCTAAAAGGCATTCTATCGCTGTAGCGAGTCTAACCGATCACGATACGGTGGAAGGGGTGCCGTCTTTTCTGAGGGCCTGTAAAAAATGGGGAGTCAAGGGCCTTTCTGGGGTGGAGTTGTCCGCTGAATACCCCTCTACCATGCATATACTGGGATACGGTTTTGATCCATCTCACGACGGTATGTGTGTAGAGCTGGAGAGCTTAAGGCGTCACAGAGATGAAAGAAACCTGGAGATAATAGAGAGATTGCAGGCTATAGGGTTGGATATATCCATCGAGGATGTGCTCGAGGAGTCTAAAGGGGATGTAGTCGCCAGACCTCACGTCGCTAGGGCTATGATGAAAAAGGGCTATTCCCACTCTATACGGGACTGTTTTGAAAGATACCTCAAAAGGGGAGCCCCAGGGTATGTCTCCAGAAAACGTCTCTCCCCTGAGCGATCTATCTCCCTGATAAAAGAGGCCGGAGGGGTAGCGGTCCTGGCCCATCCTATCCAGACCTCCAGAAATCTTCTAGAGTTGAAAAATATCCTTTTTACCCTTAAAGAGATGGGGCTCTGGGGACTGGAGTGTCTTTCCAGACACCATGAAGCGGATCAAATATATCAATACATGGCGATGGCCTCAGACCTCGGTCTGCACTGCACCGCCGGATCGGATTACCATGGATCAAACCGGATAGGGGTATCTATGGGGGTTCCTGTAGCGGAGGACCTTCTTCCATGGGCTAGGCTTGGGATATCCCTTTAG